Genomic window (Alligator mississippiensis isolate rAllMis1 chromosome 7, rAllMis1, whole genome shotgun sequence):
ATGATCCTTCCATCTCTGTTTGCTGAGGCGACTCTTAAGACCCACCTCCAGGCACGTGTAGGCAGTACTTCAGAGCCACCCCCAAATAAGAACACATCTGGACAATCATGCAAAGGAGGAAAGGACATTACTTACCAATACCTGGAGTTCTTCTAGATGGGCATGTGTCGCCtgccttccttcctcttcctcggAGTCATGAGCTACAGGGGAGCTAGggagtcataattgaccataaaatgaatatgagccaccagtgtgatgctacagttagcagagcaaaaaaatacgctggcatgcatcaaccaatacatctcaagcaaaactaaggaagttattctcctgctttAGTGGacattgatgaggccacagctggagtaataCGTctggttctgggcaccacacttaaaggatgtgaagaagcttgagggTCCgaagagccactcgcatgattagaggcctgaatagcaagccacatgaggaatgactgacagatatgggactgttcagtctagaaaagagaacTTTGGGAGgatttacaaatatatcaggagtGAGCACCAGGGgataggcaaacaactattcaccaaagtgccccagggcaaAACCAGAAGCAAGTCATACACTCCTGAAAGTAGTTTTCAGACCAGATACAAGgacaatttttttcagtttgtgtgaccagactctgaatagactcccagcagggatggtgcaggcacctaccctggagatcttcaaagggACATTGGACACACACCTTTGGGGTTGACTCCAGaaatctttcctgcctagagcaggaggactggacccaataatctcaaggggtcccttccagacctaaagttctgtgaatctgtaaatcAGTGTTTGAGATTAAACTGAAGAGCAGGAAGTGTGTGCCACCATTCAGCCCtttggcacagggctggggcacctGTTGTGGGGGCTAAGGCACAAGCCTCTGGATAAAGGTTTAGGGGCTGAGCAAACCCACAGGTGGGAATGCCTATGGGGACAGTACACCTTACATCTTAAAGAACTCCCATGTCTGGTAATAAGTAGGTAGATATGTTTCCAGTGTAGATATGGCTTATGGTGCGCCCCTGAAATGTAGCTTCTTCCTTCTGCCAGTCCAACCTCTAAACTACATCAGGTTACAACCGCCCTGACCTACCTCCTAACTGCACCATGCCCTCCTACACTGCAGTGTTTCTAAATCGCTGATTACTGAAAGACAGCTGCACCTTGACGTTAGAAGCGTATTGTGCTAGCAGCTGAGCACACATGAAGAAAGAGATTGTCACTGCCCCAATTTGCTGAGTTGTTGTTGTAGttgttgtgttggtctaaggacataggtaggcaaggttctttgggtagatgtaacatattttattggaccaactgagtagttggaaaaaagttctttgcaagcattCGGGCACAACCAACCTTATTCAGacacagggagtctctgctgttctaatcctcaaagggaacttacaaaatacctttcatagatgagcccatgaacttcacttcataaatctactggatacaaaaaatcatggactcaatatagacattggatttgacACATTATAACCAGCCTGACAtttgattcaccaggtacctgccagacctgaccttttacacttttctttccccccacttcctcccctcccttccttttctaccctttgtcttcctaattttcagctatttactttttcacagacagcctcttttctgccttggaaaactactacagtagagtctcccttaTGTAACTTTGGCTtcttcccaaccccccccccgccctttgttccaacctcctttcccttctctgccttttgttttcctaatttccacctatttataGTCTCACTAACATCCTGTCTACAtgtttagcttctttcattccttgggagtctcagaacagcagaggttccctatgcctgaagaagggtgattgtacctgaaagtttgcaaagagctttttttctaattactcagttggtctaataaaagatatcacatctacccaaagaaccttgcctatcACTGCTTCAAAGAACTCGCTCTAAATAGACCAGGCGATAGAAATTGAGAGGAAAGCTAAACTTGTCCAAGGCACACGCTACACGGAAAGCATCTTGTGAAACCATGCTAGCTGATTTGAATTACAGAATGGGCTGCTGCTTAGTGAGGCCCTTTCAGAGTATGCAGCATCTCTGGGAGACCCTGCATTTCAGTGTATTACCTGCCAAAGCAGCTGAATGGTAATCCAGCAGCAAAGCCAGGATGGGCTGGACAACCCTGGCATAGCTGAGGTCTTTTGCTGGCAacctaattatttttaataaaaaataaagccttATTAACACCAGGATGAACAGAGGAGACAATTATTTCTTTATAAAGCAGCAGCAATTAGAAGAGTAAATAACTGCTTCTGGACACGTAGAGAATGACAAAGACAACTACAGGGTCTCTTTATGGCTCAGGCGTTCTTACCCTGTCACTTCAGGCTCTTTTCCAGCTCTGGGAGACTAGAGGCAGAAATAATAGAACTGATGTCTCTGTTTTAACAGGCTGGTTCTGTAGGGGATTTCAGACAGCCTGCTCAGCTTTGCATGAAAACAAGCAGGGAAAAAATGAGGTCACAGGGGTGGGGTCAGGACCTTTGGAACAGAACCCGATAGTTAGAAGACAGAGTGGCAGGCAACTATGGGCCAAACTCTGGTCTGCTATACAGGGCCCAAAAATGAGCTTTGTACAGAGAACCTTCACATTGCTGGAGGTGAGAGGCCCTTGCTCTAGCCTGACTCTAGCGGAGAAAGGACACAGGAGTCAAGTTGCTGGGCTGAAGCCTGCACAATGGAACAATAGAATATGCAGGCCCTGACCCAAACTTAACTACTGCTGGGGAGAGAGGTACAGAGGAGCAGAGTTCCAGGGAAGACAATGACCCCAGACTGCTGTTCAGGCCTTGTGCTGGTCTCTAATCCTATCAGGATTTAGAATTGGGCACCATTTGTTAAAAAAACAGCAGGGGCAACTATGTGGTATTTTGTCTACTGTGTTTCTGTGTGTCCCTGCTTGCAACTTTGTTAAATCAGCCCCTCATTACTTAAAGAGTAGCATCCTTTGCCCTGTCTAGAAGAAAGCAAAGTATAGCTGGAtcctcttccctcttctcttATGAAGATTGATATTGTGTGCGAAATACTCAGCCGAATGTTTTTTTTATTGAGCATTTAACAGTTCTAATGAGCTCTGCCTCTTCGTTAAAGAAAAGCCATCAGCTTCCCCGCTGAGCAAATACCCCAGAAACCCTTTATTTCCTTCTCACTGATACCATGGGTGTTTGCTTCTGCTCTCCTTGTAGGCTTTTCTCAGAGGCGGAGGAGACAAGGGGTGAGTGGTGGTGCAGAGCAGAGCTGAACTTTGAAGTACAGGAGAGAGCAGGTTGCCACCCAGAAGCTTCAACTTAGACCCAAATGCAACAACTATCTTTAGAGTCACTCTCAACAGACAAGAGGCCATTGGTTCTGAAACACAGAGTACAAAGCTTGACTAGAAAAAAAGGGAAGGGTGGAAATAAACTAATACTTTGACTCCAAGCTCTGAGAAATGCACTACAGATTTAATGATTATCATAGGACATGTCCATTTTGTAAACTAGATTTCATAAAAATAAACTTCACTGAGGGAAGCTGCTGTTGAAGTCTTCTCCCACTCCTGAAGGCATAGTATATGCCCTTGCTGGGATACTATCCGATAGGCCAATTACCGCAGCTAgatggctgcagcccagccttgctGTGACAGGTTTGTTCCAATATCGGCTTTAGTAGATAGTAGATATGGCGTTTCTTGCTGCTGGAAAGGCCCCCTCCCATTCTATTTCATTAGCACAAGTAGCAGCAGATACTAATCTCTCTTATTCCTCTTATATTGCTCACTTTTGCCTGAGGACTCCTAGCAAAGCCCTGAGCCAGCCACACATATTACAAACACAGCAGAGCCTGTTACGCAGGCTAAAAGTATTCAATACGACTACATCAGATGCTCTGAGTACAGGCACAACATGCACAGCCAAGGGGAATGTCATGCGGTTATGAGAACTTGTTTCTTCTTACAGTCAGTAGAATCCTAGCAAACCCACCCACAAGTAAAGTGCAGCAGGATACAGATTTCCCCTGTAGCCTGAAGTGCATgtaggcagcagcaggtgctacTAGTCTGGTTCTGGTGCTGTGAACCCACCAAATGGCTACTCCAGAGAGTTCTGCAACAGGCACTATCGTTCTTCCTGCAGCTCCTTCTTCTGTAAGGCTTGGAGTCTCCTTCCCACCGTCTGGTGGACAATTTCCAGTCCCTCTGTGTCCAGTTCTTTCATGAGCAGCAGGATGGCGTTCAGGATGTTGTTCTGTTAAGACAGGACACATGTCACTTAATTCAATGATATCTGGTCTCGTGCCTCACATCAGGCTGGATTTCCAGAGAACGCTGGACTATGTTTCACTGTCTTCTAAATTCCTGCCTCCCCTTTTTCAGGTATATGAGATAGTGTCCTACTGCAGAGATTATTCCCCACAGCATCAGGATGCAGAGCATATTAGGGGGACAGCCCCAGCCAAACCCCTGGGGTGAGAGAGTAAGTACTTTGAAGGCTAAGGAGAGAAAGAGGTTAATCCATGGAACATAACTAGAATCCAGAACTAAAGTCCTCTGCATTTGCTGTTCCCTGAAAGCCACTGACTGGCTTCTATTTGCTGGTAACACTTTCAATGGATCTCTACAGGGAAGAGAAAATTTTGGCTAAACAAAGTTGGCTCCTATCTCTGCTCTTTTCCCTTAGGCAAATGTGGATGCGTGTTGAGGGGGGAGAAGGTGGCATTAGCAGGAATCTGAAAGGTGAAAGGTGCTGTGAAAAATGGAAGGGGCTGCTAAAATGTActtgttccctcccccaccattggTCCTCTAGGGAATACCTGTATTCCTAGAGTACTCAGCCTCCAACAGCCCTCGAGGTATCACATGAGAACCCTGCCCACTAAAATAAAAGTAATCGGAaaacataaacaaacaaaaggatgGATAGGGCTTGCTGGAGGGATGAAACAGGAAAAGACTAATCTTGAGTTCATTCCAATCCTCCTTGTTCATCAAGGTGATGGCAGTGAGCCCACACCACATTGGGAGGCCCATCCTGGCTGGATCCACAATGAGCAAGATTTAATTTCAAATAGTGTCATTGCCATCCACTGGCTATAGCTGGCAGGGTGAATTAAGGCCAAGTTTCCTACATAAAGGTGGACATTTATTATAATACAGGGCAGAAACAGATGTGTGATTGTGCAGTCACATCTGTCCTGACCCCTCTCTCTTATGGAAGGGGTTAAGTAACAAGCTTCTCAAGTGTGTGCACCCCTAGCACTGGTGACAGGTCATGCACAATCTCAACAGCATCTTTTCCGTCAATCCAACAGCCTGCAAGCTGCCTATCAGACTCATGgaccacaccctgcccccctcaTCTGTGAGCTATGTTGAAGGCATCTGCATTCACCTGCATTCTCCCAACGATACCAAAATGCACTTTCCAGATCCAAAAGTAAAAAAAGGATTCCTTGTCTTTAAATCCAACCCAGAGTATTCGGTTGGCGCACACTACAAATAGGTGATGTGGTCTTTAAGCATACTCACCCTCTTCTTCCGGCTGCTGTCTGCTTCTCTTGGTGAAAAGGAGGAAAATTTATCTCTGGGGACAGGTTTCATGCCAAGCTGTTCTCGGATTTTactaggaaggggaaaaaaaaagagcacaacATAAGCAAGGACCAAGTGAGCATCGTGCCACAAGATGCCTCCCCCCAGCACCATCGGGATGACAGAATCCAACTCCTACAgctaaaaagaaagcaagaggCTCCCTGGGACCACAGAAAGGCCAAAATTCTCCATTGCATGTTTGGGTAACAGGCAGCACACTTAAAAAGGACAAGTGACATGGACCTTCGTTTGcaatcctatgatcctatgtatCCTGAAACAGGTAGCTGCCTGTGGAAGGACTGAGTCTGTATGCAGGGAGCTGCTGTAAAGCTAGCAGAGCTTCACTGGGGACAATAGTGCTGCATGGGTTTGCATCCCCTGCAGACCTGGCCCACGGACCTTTGGGGCCAGGTGCTGGGAGGATCCCCTGACATCACATACAGGTTTAGCAACCTCCCAGAGCCAACAGTCTGCCCTCACTTGGTCTCCTCCAGACTGAAGTGCAAAAGTTCATTCTCCGTCTCTGTTGTGGATTCAGTAGCACTGGATTCACTTGACCCTGGGTAGCAGTTTTCTATGGTTTGTTTGGCCGGAGGCGCAGTGATCTCCTCGCCATCTACAAGGGCCTGAGACAGCTCTTCTTCCGTCACAGcttcaaagaaacaaacaagaGCCAGTTACAGGGCTAGTCTGATGCTCTAGGCTAGGGGTTGGGAAGCTTTAAAAACAGCAGGCTCTCACTTGTAACCTAGACCCCAACCCCTAGGCTGTGATTCCCTCTGTAGTGCACCAGCTCTCCCCATTGTGACCCACTACTGAAGCCTCTCCTTACCCTCACCACCAAATGCCACTGATTCCCATTGCCAAAAGCAATGAGGAGCACCAAATTCAGAAGCAAAAGGGGAAGTGGCGACTGCAGTAGTCAGGTGAAAGAGCAGccccagcacagagcaggaaggctagGGTGGCAGTGGGTGGCCTGGGCACTGCAAAGGAGATCCAGcagcacatggcacagggcagggaaagcGCACCCATTGCCCATCCCACCTGCTgtatgccagatccagcctgtgggctgtaggcGACCAATGCTTGCTCCAGAGAACACAATCCCTATGGAACCCACTGGGAATGTATTACTGCAACAAGCAGACTACCATAAGACAGGAGTGCCTAACTTGCAGGTTgcctgccacaagtggcataggcagcctctgtggAATACAACAGacaggggaggggacagacagcacagtggcaggtagggcagggagcagaaaacagagcagcagattgagcaagggaaggggatccgagtggcacttggggaggatgtgaggctagtttgtggcatgcctgccaaagaggttgcccctcccccctgccataaGGTATGCATGAGCAAGTGTGTACAGACCCCTTATACTGGAGTAGGGAGGAGAATATCTACAGCAGTCCAAGGCGTGCTGACAGCTTACTTTTCTTCTGCAGTATCCTTAtgtggggagaggagaaagaCCACTGGCAGCCTAAATAAAAATGGATGCCAGCAAGAGGGAGATCACCACTTTTTTTCCTAGCAGAAAGATGAACAGACAGAAGCCACTGCAAGCACAAGTGCTTGGTGAGAACAGAGAACTGTTCTGCCACAAACCAAGGAACAGGTCTTACTTTCTGCACCTGAGTGAGCAGATCCTGTCATAGCACCTGCATTTCGCCAGAGTAAATGCCAGTACAGTACAATCTAATTAGTGGTACAACATCTGCTCTGACAGCTACTGTATTTTGATAAATGTAGATAGTAATACTCACCTAATAATGGACAAAGGAACCCTGAATACACAGCTGCTGTGTGACAGGACAGCACAACAGCTAGGAGAGATGTTTAATTAAGTAACCAGGAATCAGCTGTTCTGTTTGAGGAAGTTCACTTCAAGTTTTCAGTAAACCCAAACATATTCCTTAAACTGAGTTTGAGCCAATGAGGTGCTCTTGCTGCCgaaaagtaataataaaaaatagcatACTGAGCTATATTAATAGGAGGGTCATTTGCAAATTGAGGGAACTGATTCTTTTGTTCTATTCGGCACAGGCAAGGCCTCATCTAGAGTGCTGTGTCTAGATTTGGGCCCCCTATGTCAGGAAGGTAAGGAtagacaagaaaaagaaaaaaaaagtcaagtggacagcaacaaaaataattagaagtCTGGGAAACAatgatttacaaggaaaggctgaaagaactgggaatatgtagtctggagaagagaagactgagatgggtggggggaagagggggatatGATACAAGTCTTCATATATCTGAAGCGTGGAGGATGCTGAAAGACTCTTCTCTGTGACTGCAGGGAacgggacaaggagcaatggtcttaaaatTACATCAAGAGAAACACAGGTTGAggattagaaggaactttttgaccctgagggtggttaagcactggaacaggctacctaaagaggctgtggaatctccatccttgaaagtttaaGAACAGCTTAGACAAACAGTTGGCTGTAAGGgctgattctgccttgagcaggaggctgagaGCTCagtgaccacctgaggtccctttctaGCCTGCTTTTCTGGGATTCTAAGACTCTCCTCATGGGTTGGCATACTTCAGACCCTAGTTTCATTCTGAAGCTTTCCTGCCACTGAGTCTATTCTAAGGGACCCACCTTGGTTATCAAGCTTCTGCAGGTTGGGGAGGTTGCGTAGCACTGTCATTCTGTAGCAGTGAGGGTCCGAGCCACAACAAGGATTCTCAGACAACCAAAGGACTCTTAGCCGGTGCAGATTTTTCAGGTAGAAGAGTTCAGTTAGGCTGGCAATGCTGTTCTTCCTCAGGTACAGCTCACTCAAATTCTGGCACTGACTTAACGGCTCCAGGTCAGAGATAGCGTTCACGCTGAACAGAGATGATGAATACCAGAAATGAGACCAGAAGCCTAAAATTTATGAACCATCAGCCACCTAcctgccttcccctctccccctccaccagtaacacagaggcagaaacaggACCCCTGCCATTCTGCAGTTCTTCCATCTCGCTCTCTGAATCATTTCAACAGCAGACACCTGAAGCCATTCCAAGGGTGCAGTGCACCTAGGTACCTTGTTGCCAAACACAAGTTGGTTACTACAACAGGTAATGAAATACAGTCTGGACCAGAGAAAAAGGCTTGttgtgcccttttttttttttggcattttggaGTGCCACCCTGCAGTCAGCCACCCGGAGCCAGATGCATATAGCTATGCAGGCCAGGCTGCTTAACTTTTGAACTCTCTGTTCCATCTCCCTGCCCTCAGAActtctcccttcctcttcctccagtaTCTTTAACATAAGCATTACCACCTACTTACTCACTCTTTCATTTGTGCTGAGCTACAGCCTCTGCCACCTGATTCAGAGGCCTGCGTGGGTTTCAAAGGCTCTCGCTGCCAGGGAACAGGTCAGTGGGAAGAAGGAAACATATTTTCCATGAAGGATTCACAGTCATTTTATTTGTTATTGCTCCCTGAGCTGTCACAGCAGGCTCCTCAAGCATCCACAGAACAAATCAAAGCTCACTGATAACCTGATAAAATTCTGTAACCCTCTGTGGGGCCagtgggcacaggagggaatCCAGTGTCAAGAATGGAATGGGGTTTTGGGAGCAAGAATGGCAACACCCATTACACTCCACCTCTATAAACAGTAATTATTTCCCCTAAAATATGTTGTCCCCATACTTACTAAAAATCCAGGTTTAAGTATTACAGGGAAAGACATGGACAGTCTGGGTTGAAAATATATACACCCTGCATCTCTACCTTCACAGCACACTCACCAACATTCACAACACTGGATACTATGGTAGGGAGAGCCAGGTGTCATCACAAAGGTAGGAGAGAACTAAGTACCAAAGAAACAGTCCTAGGTAGTAGCCATCTACAGGATCCAGGACTTCCCCTTCCTACGCTGCTGAGCTGAGGCTGGAAGTTTGATACTCACCTGAATGTGATCACCTCAATGTTGGGCAGCTCTTTGCATATTGAAatctagacagaaaaaaaaaccaacaagctGTATTTCTAGAGATGTCTGGCCATAAACAGGAATTTATAGTTCCAATAGCTACATCCTTTAACAAACCCATCAAAAACAACAGGAGAGCAAGTCTGCATTAATCTAACTTGTCACCCTAACCAAATACATGAAAGAAGGAACTTCCTGGCTTCACCCACATTTTTGATCACCGAGCACTGTGGTCAATAACAATTTCACTTTTGCCGGGTCATACTGGGAGACCAGATATTtatcctgcccagggcagaggcagctgtgctccctctccccacagtgCTCACATTCACTAGTTCCCTACTGATGTTTACAAGACTCACTCTTCTCAAAACTCCTTTTCCAACCAAGAATAGGGGCTGGAGTCCCCAAGCCATCAACCACACACAGAAACAGAAGACTAGTGACCTTTGAAATGACACTAAGGAGTTTAAACTGTGTTCCTGAGAGCTCAGAATTAATTTGCAGACTGCCTTAATTTAGTACTTCTTCATTTTTAATGAAGAGTAAAGCCAGGATAAAAGTCCTTGGACTTCTGCAGCTTATAAAGTTCAGAAAAGTGTGATACCTAACACACACAAGAGTAGCAGGGCATAGGGCAGGTGCCCTTCTCCTGCAAATGTGGGGAAAAAGTCTGCTGTGCACAAAGACTGTGAATGGGAGCCAGCATAGGTTTAATATATGAAGTTTCACACCCCTTTCCCATAAACATCCAAAAACCACTGGGTTTCCAATCCTGTCATCTCATCTGGGGCCCATAAGGACACCTGGCTCTTCCCAGTTCCCAAATGAGACTTCAAAGCCCACACTAGCAGCTGGCAGCAACTTCCTATGTAGTGTGCTGATCCCTGCTGTGTGTCCCTTTTGGGCTCAGCAATGAATGAGGAATGAATGAGGGGGCCTAAAACTCAAGGACTGTGCCTTAAagcggggggaaaaaataaaggaacaaaGTGAGCAAATGCAGGAAGGATACTTACATCTGTGAGGCGGCTGCCCCTGAAAGAGAAGAAGATAAATCACTGTGAAAAGTGGCAAAGCAGAGAATTCAATTTTGAGGCATTTTCAATGAGGCCTTGCATAAAGTGAAAGAGATGACAAGCCAAGGCTGATGGTGAGCATGaacacctttttaaaatccaCATTATTTAGAAAGCTACAGTTCTGGAGGGGCTTTCCTCTGGGGTAATAGGAAACCCCAGGCATCTGAGTCTGTCCTGTCCTCCCCCACAATTCTCAGCCCTTAGgaactgtgcaccagaatctTTGCTTCTTGCAAATGACCTTCCATGATACAAGATTGAAAGCAAAACAATGCTTTCTACCAGGAGGCTGGAAATAAAAATATGGCAACTCCCCAAGTGGGACAGAGGGTTGTGTTGCTTCTACTCTCTTCTTTCTCAGTCCTATACTTTCCTAAGCCCTATGCTCCCTAAAACCCGTTCTTCCATGCACTCAGCAGCTACTCTCTCTCCCATTTTGAGCAAATCACAGCTGGGGAGGCAAACAAATACCT
Coding sequences:
- the CFAP410 gene encoding cilia- and flagella-associated protein 410 isoform X2, whose translation is MIRCEERCLAPGRSSQQRAGVPGSARASRGYRGSRLTDISICKELPNIEVITFSVNAISDLEPLSQCQNLSELYLRKNSIASLTELFYLKNLHRLRVLWLSENPCCGSDPHCYRMTVLRNLPNLQKLDNQAVTEEELSQALVDGEEITAPPAKQTIENCYPGSSESSATESTTETENELLHFSLEETNKIREQLGMKPVPRDKFSSFSPREADSSRKKRNNILNAILLLMKELDTEGLEIVHQTVGRRLQALQKKELQEER
- the CFAP410 gene encoding cilia- and flagella-associated protein 410 isoform X1 encodes the protein MKLTRKAVLSRAKAAELDAVRKLNCWGSRLTDISICKELPNIEVITFSVNAISDLEPLSQCQNLSELYLRKNSIASLTELFYLKNLHRLRVLWLSENPCCGSDPHCYRMTVLRNLPNLQKLDNQAVTEEELSQALVDGEEITAPPAKQTIENCYPGSSESSATESTTETENELLHFSLEETNKIREQLGMKPVPRDKFSSFSPREADSSRKKRNNILNAILLLMKELDTEGLEIVHQTVGRRLQALQKKELQEER